A genomic segment from Clarias gariepinus isolate MV-2021 ecotype Netherlands chromosome 11, CGAR_prim_01v2, whole genome shotgun sequence encodes:
- the LOC128533370 gene encoding cytochrome c oxidase subunit 7A2, mitochondrial, with translation MRHLLSLQRVATRAFNTTAKQMKNRVPEKQKIFQADNGLPVHIKGGTTDMLLYRITMTLTVVGTGLSFYWLLVAAMPRRKSE, from the exons AGCCTTCAACGGGTGGCCACCAGGGCCTTCAATACAACAGCCAAGCAGATGAAGAACAGGGTTCCAGAGAAGCAGAAGATTTTCCAG GCGGACAATGGTTTGCCAGTCCATATCAAAGGGGGAACCACTGATATGCTCCTCTACCGCATAACCATGACCCTCACTGTTGTTG GTACTGGACTTTCCTTTTACTGGCTTCTGGTGGCTGCGATGCCCAGAAGAAAATCagaataa
- the chp2 gene encoding calcineurin B homologous protein 2 yields the protein MGLTNSDLSKIPNAEDLMRETGFTRAHLVRLYERYESLDKEGKGHLNVQDFEAIKELAMNPICDRIIGAFFSSGQETLDFSSFVRILAHFRPVDKNRSKEPNTPDPINSRINKLKFAFQLYDQDKDGKISRQELLQVLQAMLESQVTQEQLECIVDRTIQEADLDNDDAISFEEFRKSLEKVDIDHKMSIRFLR from the exons ATGGGTTTGACCAACTCCGACCTGTCGAAAATACCAAACGCGGAGGATTTAATGCGAGAAACTGGTT TCACTCGTGCACACCTTGTTCGTCTGTATGAACGCTACGAATCTCTGGACAAAGAAGGCAAGGGTCATCTTAA TGTACAGGACTTTGAAGCCATAAAGGAGCTGGCCATGAATCCTATATGTGACAGGATAATAGGGGCCTTTTTCTCTTCAGG ACAGGAAACACTGGACTTCTCGTCATTCGTGAGGATCTTGGCACATTTTCGCCCCGTTGACAAGAACCGATCCAAAGAGCCCAACACGCCTGACCCCATTAACAGCAGAATCAACAAACTGAAAT TTGCTTTTCAGTTGTATGATCAGGACAAGGACGGCAAGATTTCTAGACAAGAGCTCTTGCAG GTTCTTCAGGCCATGCTGGAGAGCCAGGTAACACAAGAACAGCTGGAATGCATTGTAGACCGCACTATTCAAGAGGCTGACCTGGACAACGACGATGCCATATCTTTTGAAGAGTTTCGGAAG tCTCTGGAAAAGGTCGACATCGACCACAAGATGAGCATCCGCTTCCTGCGTTAA